Genomic DNA from Comamonas antarctica:
ACTTCGGTGCGCACCAGCACGTCCTTGTCGCCCGCGGCCGCGCGCATCGGTTTCACGACCACGGTCTGGTCGTTGACCTGGGCCACCGCGCCCGCATAGGTGCGGATCAGCAAGGACTTGAACTCGGCCTGCAGGCGCTGCTTTTGCTCGGGCGTGGCCTGGCGCCACTGCGGGCCCACGGCGGCGGCCGTCATGCGCTGGAAGTTCACATGCGGCATGACCATCTTGTCGACCAGCGCGCCAATGCGCGCCACATCGCCGGTCTTGAGCGAAGGGTCCTTGCGGATGGTCTCGAGCACGTCGGCCGAGACCCGCTTGACCAACGCGTCGGGCGTTTCCTCGGCAGCCGCGGCCGTCATCGGCAGGCCTGCCGAAAGGGCCAGCCAGGCGGCAGCGGTGGCTGCCCAGATACGTCGATTCATCATCGTCTTTTTCCTTTTTGAAGCGCAGGCCGGATAGACCTGGTCGGCTTCGATTGTGCTTCAGCGCGCGCCGGGGATGATGACGCGCATGTCAAGGGTTGCAAGCGGATGCAAGCGGATGCAAGCCGTCCTTACTCTTCGGGCGGCAGCATGCCGGCATCGTCGTCTTCGGAAAAATCTTCCGAATAGCCGCTGTCGGCGCCCTGCGCACGCTGCTGGCGCAGCTGCAGGTAGACGTCGCGCGTGAGGCTGTACTTGTCGAGCGCCACGGCATCGAGCATGTCGCCGGCTTGCAGCAGCCGCGCGCGCTTGTCCACCAGGCCCAGCACGGCCAGGCTGTTGCGTGCGCTCACATCGTCCATGTAGCCCAGCGGGTTGCCCTTGACGTCCACGGGCAGCGCCGCGGCGTCGCGCACCGTCGAGGGGCCCAGCACCGGCAGCACCAGGTAGGGGCCGGAAGGCACGCCCCAGCGGCCCAGCGTCAGGCCGAAATCCTGCGTGCTGCGCGGCACGCCCATTTCCGAGGCGACGTCGAACAGCCCGCCAATGCCGAACACCGTGTTCACGGTGAAGCGCACGATGCTGTAGTACGCGCCCTCGCCCTTGGCCTGGGCCAGGTTGTTGAGGAACGACCAGGCATCGCTCAGGTTGGCGAAGAAATTGCCCACGCCTTCGCGCGCAACGGCCGGCGTGATGTCGCGGTAGAGCGTGGCCACGGGCTTGACCACGGCATCGTCCACCGCCGTGTTGAAGCTGTAGATGCTGCGGTTGAAAGACTCGAACGGGTCGGCGGGATTGGCCGCCGCAGGCGCAGCAGTGCCAGCCGTTTCGGTGGCCGCTTCGCCCATGGGCTGCGGCTGCGCCGTGGTGGCACAGCCGGCAAGTGCCAGCGTCAGCGCCAGGGCGATGGACGCCGGGGTGCGGGACGCGCCCGCCAGGGATGTGAAATTCATTGTTTTTCCGGTGCAGGCGCGCTGGTGCCACCCTCTTCCGCCTTGTTGTAGAGGAATTGCCCGATGAGGTTTTCCAGCACCACGGCCGATTGCGTGGCGACGATCCGGTCGCCAGGCGCCAGGTTGGCTTCATCCGCACCGGCCTCGATGCCGATGTACTGGTCGCCGAGCAGGCCGGTGGTCAGGATCTTCAGCGAGCTGTCCTTGGGAAAGCTGTAGCGCTTTTCCAGCGCCATGTGGACATTGGCCTGGAAGGTCGTGTCGTCAAAGGTGATGGCCTGCACGCGGCCCACGACCACGCCGGCGCTGCGCACCGCGGCCTTGGGCTTGAGCCCGCCGATGTTGTCGAACCGTGCCGTCACATCATAGGTCTGCTGGAAGCTCAGGCTCAGCAGGTTGGCCGACTGCAGGGCCAGG
This window encodes:
- a CDS encoding MlaA family lipoprotein; amino-acid sequence: MNFTSLAGASRTPASIALALTLALAGCATTAQPQPMGEAATETAGTAAPAAANPADPFESFNRSIYSFNTAVDDAVVKPVATLYRDITPAVAREGVGNFFANLSDAWSFLNNLAQAKGEGAYYSIVRFTVNTVFGIGGLFDVASEMGVPRSTQDFGLTLGRWGVPSGPYLVLPVLGPSTVRDAAALPVDVKGNPLGYMDDVSARNSLAVLGLVDKRARLLQAGDMLDAVALDKYSLTRDVYLQLRQQRAQGADSGYSEDFSEDDDAGMLPPEE
- a CDS encoding MlaC/ttg2D family ABC transporter substrate-binding protein; the encoded protein is MMNRRIWAATAAAWLALSAGLPMTAAAAEETPDALVKRVSADVLETIRKDPSLKTGDVARIGALVDKMVMPHVNFQRMTAAAVGPQWRQATPEQKQRLQAEFKSLLIRTYAGAVAQVNDQTVVVKPMRAAAGDKDVLVRTEVRGKGDPIQLDYRLEQSADGAWRIYNLNVLGVWLVETYRSQFAQEVNARGIDGLIQALSSRNKG
- the mlaD gene encoding outer membrane lipid asymmetry maintenance protein MlaD, coding for MQQSKSDVWVGLFVLLGAAALVFLALQSANLLSLSFQQTYDVTARFDNIGGLKPKAAVRSAGVVVGRVQAITFDDTTFQANVHMALEKRYSFPKDSSLKILTTGLLGDQYIGIEAGADEANLAPGDRIVATQSAVVLENLIGQFLYNKAEEGGTSAPAPEKQ